tcagttgttaagaatattccgctgtgttaacatgctatctgaataatttttggtttatcgttcctttatggcatgacatgaatatttgtttatttcattggagttgtaataccctttttcatgttttactctgatttttgttaaattttccgcggagtttagaagggtgttacaacaacCAATATACATGATACATTGTAACAAGTCCTCATTCTATTAGAAGACAAAACACATAGAATTAGATTGTCACTTCGTAAGAAAAAACTCTAAAACCATCTCTTTGATCTCCTTCCCATCACCTCATCTCAGCAATTAAAAGACATATTTACTAAAGCTCTTGATCTCACTCCCTTTCATACTTTTGTTTCTAAGCTTGGTCCCTTCAACATATGTAATCTATTTTGAGGAGGGGATAATAGACTATAGTAACTTTTTGTTAATTATTTAGCATTTCTAATATTAGTTAGTTAAGACAGTTAAGTTATTGGTTAAGTCATGCTCACTATAATACTAATAGTACTATAGTACCTAACTATCACACATTTGTAATCATCTTTCTCATAATGGAATAATTCACTCATTcgcatttacttttttttttttttacattcacATTTACTTTTCAATTCTTCATTTAACTTTCAATACTGAAAGTAAAAACAAGAATCCAGCTTTAAGAAAACTTTGAGTTTTATAGTCTCTTTCCTAATTTCATTAGTTACGTAGTCAAGATATTCATTGTTAAGATATTGAAGGGAATCTATTTTTGAGATGCAATAACCTCTATTGTTAGACTAACTAATGAAGCTTAAGTCTCGAGGAATTAACATGTCACCCTTTAAATTATACATgttaattcttattttttttatttcatttttatctcTGATGAGATTCAAAGAATTTTCGGACGAAATTTTCGGTACACCCTACCAAATTTCCGATACGAGTAAATTTCCGGTAGTGTATTTAAAATTTTTGGTatatcggaaatttcaaattttcgggCAGTACTAGAAATTTCTGGTAGGTTTTAATATTAGGTTTTTTcaacggttgagattttgccgACACTTTTGGAGGGTCCTTATTGCACCGACACATATGTGTGGCCTAGAATGCATCACCAtttgtataaataagggtcttagggTTATTGGATAACATATCTCAACAAAATGTCTCTTCCTCAATATTTGATTAATGTAGCAGTATATTTTTATGGCTGCAACCCTGCTGTTGAAACCAAGATTCCAGATGGCCCCGAATCCGTTGCCACCTAGAAAGAAACGTTGAATAATTCACTGTCTGATTCAGATAACAGAAAGGTGACAAAGATTGAGTTTCTGGAGGACTGTATTGATacaaatggaagggtgaaatacaacctaatcgagttgaagaatgatgaagatgtgaatgccatgtggaaatcatttctccataggataactaaaggtccgatcgagttggacgcgcaGATCCGAAGATCCATGGACGACATAATGAAGTGTCTGAAAAGTCCAAAGTCATCTGTTAGTGTCTAGGTTTTCATGTTTCAGAGTACTGtttatgtttgttgtttgttgtttgtcgtctgatgtttgtttgttattgttgtcattttattttctttacctaATCGAAACATGTACTACCAAAAAAGATGATCCAATAAAAAGGATGTGTATccaaaatatacatataatacaaccataaaaaaataaatctacATATCCCCTCCACGGGAAACATCGGCCAACCTAGCTAAAATAATATGAACCTCACCATCAAGGTTCACCATCATCTCCCCAAATGAAAGATGAAAGGATGATGTCTCCAAGTGCCACCTCTAAACAAAAGCTGATAACAGGGAGGCGTCCAACATCGTCAAGGAGCATCCAGCAAAGTCCATTAGATAGAAATCTTGAACTATCCTCCTCACCTGCTCAGGCATCTGGCTCTCGGGGAATTTCTTCAACTTCCACCCGTGAGAAACGACCTTCAACACTGGACGCTCCTAtaacaaaataatacaattaaaacaaattagtaTAAATCAAAGCGCGTACCTCGCCCTGCCATATTCCGTTAACACTGACCTGTCAGAAGGTCCTCTGGGGAAACCTCCATTAGTGTGTACTGATGGATGCGTAGATGCACAAGTGGTGGTGTTTGTATCCTGAATCACCCGCTCCTGACCTATTCGATCCTCAGCCACCGGCACCTCAACCTCAGCCACTGACACCTCATCCTCAGCCACCCACTCCTGAACCACCTGCTCCTCCATACCAGAAATTCCGGTACAATATACTAGAAATTTCACAAAAGTACCGTAAATCTTACTTGTTTTTGCCAAATTTCCGACACGCCTTCAAAATTTTTGATATCgtcaaaaaatttgaaaaattcaattCTCTTCATAAGTTTGTGAAAATGTGATAATAATAATTGATTGGACAATTTAATCTTTTCATAAATTTGAGAGATAACATGTATAATTTGGAGGTGACATGTTAATTCCTCCTAAGACCTATAACCTACAACTATTAGTCACGCATCATCCCATCATAAGTTGATGAAAATGCCTCAGAATCCCATGAAAATGCCTCAGAATCCctttgttaattttttaatttaaaatagaagCATATAGTATTGATccgtatatataaattaaattcacAAAATAATATtggtatttattattaaaataattttaatagtgttgatattataaaattattttataccgTAGGTGCatcatctcttttattttgaataattaatatattttagatatattagtaaattttttcttatacatgGAAATATAGGAGGGAACAATTcttattttttcaattaattttgtatTCATTTGATAAATCCAAATTTAATGGAATAAACCCAACAAAATCATGGGTATTTGTTTGGTGAACCTAGGCGAGTGATAATAAGTCATTTACATCATTACATGAGATTGACATTGACATTAATGTTTCATAAGTACATAGCTAGGTTGTTTATCAACATTGAATCATATGGAAAAGAGCAAAATTCTGATAATTGGTGCTACGGGAAGTCTCGGTTACCATTTAGCAGAATCAAGCCTCAAATTTTGTCACCCAACATTTGCTCTTGTTAGAGATTCTTCTTTTTCCGACCCAACCAAATCCCATAAACTTCAATGCCTTTCCCATGCCGGAGTCACCCTTCTCAAagtatgttttttttcttcttctctcttttgTGATAGTACTTTTTTTTAGTCTTATCTCATTCTTCTGGTTGATATTTTATGCACAGGGTTCTCTCCAAGATGAAACTAGCCTCGTTGAAGCTGTGAAGCTAGTAGATGTTGTAATTTGCGCTGTTTCAGCTAAACAGACTCTGCAGCAAAAGCTTCTCATTAGGGTTATTAAGCAACTTGGTTCAATCAAGGTAAACCATTACCATAGTACACATTGTTCAAATTGTGCATGAACCCTTCAAATTCTTAGTCTTACAAAAATGTGTGCAATATTTGTTTATTATTGGTTGGCGTTGGCGGCTGCAGAGGTTCGTTCCGTCTGAATTCGGCTCGGATCCTACCAAGGCTAAAGTATGCGAACTCGAAGATGGCTATAACTTCTATGCACCCAAAATTGAGATTAGGAAACTTGTGGAGTCGGAAGGCATTCCTTATACTTTCATATCATGCAATTTCTTTATGAAAGTTTTGCTTCCTTCTCTCGTTCAACCTGGCTTAGAAGCTCCTCCTAGGGACAAAGTCACCATATTCGGCGATGGCGATACAGAAGGTCTTTACTTACTTCGTCAAGAATTGAAGATCATTgttgttttttgaagtgtttggtTATTCATGAATTGTTTTCAATTGCAGGCGTGTTTATGCAGGAAAGTGATGTTGCTGACTTTACTATCAACGCGGTTGAGGATCCCCGCACGTTGAATAAAGTTTTGTATTTGAGACCTTCTGGAAATGTTTGTTCTTTGAATGAGCTGGTTGAGTTGTGGGAAACTAAAATTGGGAAGAAGCTTGAGAGGTTGCATGTCTCAGAAGAAGATCTGCTTGAGAAAATCAAAGGTATTATAATAATACTACTCTTTTTTGGTTTCAATTATAATAATAGCACTACATACAACTAACAACACATGGATCACTTCACTAGGAATAATTATTGTATTTCAATATTTTCAAAAACCTCTCTCATTTAGCTTTTAAGTTATTATGTTTAAGCTTTATTTTACAATCTATGAGCTTATACATAAGGGCTTTTCACACCCAATAGACCTGTACACGCTGAATACATTATTTGATAACTCTACCGGTGCTAAGTCAGTTAGAATCGCAATATTTATCTCAGTGTTAGTTGTATGAGAAACATCCGTGTTCTATACTCAGTGATTTTTGGTTTTTATAGAGCCTTCTCTGCCTGCCTTGAGTCTTTTATGCTaatttagttgtcgttactcgTTATGGTACATGTCGAGTTAAAGTCCCTTATTCCCTTGTCTGAAATCGGCCTTTAAGGTTATTAAATGGCTTAAAACATCATGCCTATAGATATGATGGATAATCATCAGGATGAGTTGTATTTGGTCCTGAGTCGGCTTTCTCGACCTGACCCATTAAAAGTGATATGGCCTAGTCTTTTCCTGTGAATTGATCAGAGTGAGGCAGAGGGCGGGTTCTGTCGCGTCTGGGTTTGAGTACGGTCCAGATTCTTTTAGGTGAAATATCGGAATATACACAGTTCCTCAAGCACGAGGACTGTAGGAACGAGATGATTTAGGGGAGAGACCGTAATGTATACCGTCCCCTCAAATATGAGTCTTGTAGGAGCGAGATACTTTAAGAGAGACCAGAGTAAGCAGTCCCTCAAGCATGAGGTCTGTAGGGACGAGATGCTTTAGGAGAGAGATCGAAATGTTcaagatttattttgatttaaaagtCTCCATTATCTAAATATTAATTGAAATCAAACCTATAAATTATTCGAAACATATGTTGCAGTTTCTTATTTTGTCAAGACTTCAGGAGAAAAGAAGAATCACTTCTCACACATATGGATATGAAGTATCTTCATAAATACATCTATTCAAAACAACTAATTCACATACTGTTTGCAATTTTTATGGCTTTGCAGAAACAACTTTCCCTGCAAACTTCGAGATGCTTTTTATATATTCTGCTTTCATAAAGGGAGATCACACATACTTTGATATTGACTCTTCCTTTGGTGTGAATGGTACCGAACTATATCCACAGCTGAGATATACCACAATCAGTGAATTTTTAGACACACTTAtgtagactttgtttgtttcggATGTTTGGAAATTCCATTTTTCCTATGTTCATGTTAATATTTGTACTTGTGAACGCAGCTTAAGAatgtctaaatgtgtttttgaACAAATTAACAATGCTAGTTCTTTGGCAAGGAGTGGTTGATACAAAATTGAGCAATAAACTTGTGGTACGTAAACTAGTAATCTTAAAGACAATTTGTGTTATTTTACATTTGATATTTCCACCCCAAGGATAATATTAATAACTGAATGTAATGGAGAAGTTATGTCCATAAGCTGTGATTGTTTTGGTATGAAATGTTGAGTAAGAAAGTTTGCTACCACATAGGTATGGGGAATTCCTTCAGCCTCAAGTCCTTCATTAAAACAAAACAATGTATGATCCATAAAACTAAGGTTCAAATTCCTTAACAGTGTGTGATTGCATGAAAAAATGAGTGCAGCATATtcaaattcattagtttggtgatTATGGAAAAAGAGATATTGGAGTTGTACTAAGAAGGAAATTACAGATTCAACTCTCTCTATAACTTCTTCAATAGAGCCAAGAGCACACTCCATATTTAAATGTTAAACTTACGTGTTACATTATTATTTCTCTATTAAATATGATTGAGGAAGTTAAAATGTATCCCTATCTAtctctaattaaaaaaatattaagtgaaaaataatattcaactttttttaaatattatataatctaTAGTCTTAGTATCTCACACACGGTGAAGAAGATAGAAAGTATAAAAAATATGTATCTTTATTGATAAAAATTTCCTATACTTTCTATCTTTCTTATCCAAAATTTTGTATTCAGCTTCAAAAGAGGAAGATGACACAATTTCCTACTTCTTAGATTTCCATGAAATAATGGCAGGACCAAGAAAAATACAATATCCCGTGATAGAATTTCATGGGTCAACACAATAAGTTGAATCATAATTTGTAAAATTTAGTTAATTGCAAAGAATTGATAGTTGGAAAAAACAATCCTTGAGAATTGACAACTTGAGACACCAAATAATATGAATGGCAGCTTAAAAATAGATTAAAGGGACATAGACAAATAACGACTAAGTTGTTGCAAAGAGTAAGTTATGTTTGGGCTTAGACAAATCCTAGAAGCAGTTTCATCAGAAAAAATTTCACAACTAATATTGGTGAACTTGAAAGCAGGGTTAGCCGACTCCACCAACGTCACACTCTTTTGGGACAGTTCGTCAATTTTAAAATACTTGGCAGATTGATCTAAAAAAGTACATTTGACCTACCCTGACACTCCAAATAGGCCTTAATTTCAACATCGCTAGGTTCACAATTACTGATTTTTTGATAAACTTGGACGAAATCATTAATGCATTCTCTCACCCGCTTAGCAACTTGTATTTATGCATCAGTCAGAACAGGAGGGAACATGGAGACCTCAGAGTAATCTTTCTGACCACCACCATCTAATAGCAGAGCCTCGAGAGAATCCAACAAAGAAGCTTTCTCATCGAGGGAGTTCCTAGATACCCTTTTTGAATCAGAATCATCAGTCAAGGACACAACTTCGTGGCCATGTAATCGTGAGTAAGGAAAAGGGAATGTGAACCAGGAGATACCCCTGTTCCCACAGCGGAAGAAACACTACTTTCAGAATCAAAATGGCGAATATGGCTACCGCTTATCTTGACTAGAAAACAAAAAATGTTGAAGGTGAGCTTGAGTTGAGAATGGTACTTGGAGAAAGGCAAAGCTGATGAAGCAAAGTAATTGAGAAGAGTAGAAGACACTTGCCAAAAAGAAACACCTAGGAATGAAAATTGATTCTTAGGATTGCGAAAAGTTTCCTTCGCTCTAAAAGACTCCTATATATAGGCAAAAATGATTGAACGATCCAGATCAATAGTGGAATGGAGTTGCAAAATCAACAATTACATTTCTCCTTGAAAATGCAATCAAACTCGAGCGCACTCGAGTGCACTATAAACAACACCACGCGTTAACTAGTCATGTTAGCCCATGGTTAGAAGGAAGCAGCAAAACGTTTCAATGATGGAAATGCATTTAATGTGTCTGTTTCCCATTACTTTTTCAACTAGCTCCAAACGTTTCTTTCTTAGTTCAAATCAGACGACATTCTTGGAGGTTGGCCACGACTGCTAAAGACTTTCTCGGTTCCTTCAGCGCCTGCCAAGCCTTGGGGAAAACTGTTCTGCTTTGGCCAAAGGTCTAAAATGGCTATGGCCCAAGCAAACTCAAATCCACTCCACATGACACAAGGTATAAAGTCATCTCACACAAAATGCAAGGTACACTTTATGATCTCCACTTCTCCTACACTCTTCTTGAATCTTAAACTGACTTGCACGTTAGAGCGCTAACTTTGCAGGTCCACCTCATATGCATGCCGTCATATCGAAAGTTAACACCACATATTCAAGATTCTGCATCAACCGATTACATccatttctaattttaaaaggaaacaaaattaaataatctGTTTACAAGAGTCGGTTAGAATACATccatttctaattttaaaaggaaagaaaattaaataatctATTTACAAGAGTCGGTTAGAATGTATTTATATCTATGCCAACCTCGAACTATCCAAAACTATCTTAACCGATTAAATAACTATCCAAAACTATCTTAACCGATTAAATACACTTGAAATTAAATGACTCTTCTAACTATAATTACATTAAATAACTGTGTGATATAGAGTGACACTCGTTTTAACTTAGATGAATTATAACAGTTTGCTTTTATAAATTATAGGTTAAATGCATCTTTCCTTTATGTTTTTGAATTAATAGCgttttgcttatttttatttttggagtTTTAAACCGGTCGTTTAAGACATCAAACTaatctttttaaattttgatttaataatatttgtGCCTATGTTATTGACCATGGTTACAAACGTTTGGTTGTTAAAAGGCACAAATATTAcaataatttctttttttatcaaCTTGCTGTCAAGTTTCTCTTCTTGCTTATGATGATGATTCATTACAATATAGTTTGATTCATGTGTAATGCAGGTTCAATTTTATGAGAATTGAGATTAACACATTTAGTCCTAAATGAATATTCCTCTCATATTTTTATCAAATGTAAGAAACAGTAAATGCATTGTAACCTTTTCATTTTCAAGTGGCTGTTTGTAACTTGAATGTAGAAAAATAAAGTGAGTGAACCAAGTAGTAAAATGATCTTATTTATTAATAGAGAACAGTATACAACAAAAatatgttatgtacttcaaaagaagaagaagaatgttg
The window above is part of the Vicia villosa cultivar HV-30 ecotype Madison, WI unplaced genomic scaffold, Vvil1.0 ctg.000920F_1_1, whole genome shotgun sequence genome. Proteins encoded here:
- the LOC131632234 gene encoding probable pinoresinol-lariciresinol reductase 3, whose protein sequence is MEKSKILIIGATGSLGYHLAESSLKFCHPTFALVRDSSFSDPTKSHKLQCLSHAGVTLLKGSLQDETSLVEAVKLVDVVICAVSAKQTLQQKLLIRVIKQLGSIKRFVPSEFGSDPTKAKVCELEDGYNFYAPKIEIRKLVESEGIPYTFISCNFFMKVLLPSLVQPGLEAPPRDKVTIFGDGDTEGVFMQESDVADFTINAVEDPRTLNKVLYLRPSGNVCSLNELVELWETKIGKKLERLHVSEEDLLEKIKETTFPANFEMLFIYSAFIKGDHTYFDIDSSFGVNGTELYPQLRYTTISEFLDTLM